In Miscanthus floridulus cultivar M001 chromosome 5, ASM1932011v1, whole genome shotgun sequence, one genomic interval encodes:
- the LOC136450506 gene encoding protein MOR1-like isoform X2, producing the protein MSTEDEKLLKEAKKLPWDERLQHKNWKVRNDANIDLAALCDSITDPKDARLREFGPLFKKTVADSNAPVQEKALDALLAFQRAADADASRYAKEVCDAIVAKCLTGRPKTVEKAQAAFLLWVELEAAEVFLESMEKAVKNKVAKAVVPAIDVMFQALSEFGTKVVPPKKILKMLPELFDHPDQNVRASSKGLTLELCRWIGKDPVKSILFEKMRDTMKKELEAELANVSGLAKPTRKIRSEQEKELEEEAVPETSGANTSEEAAADAPVEIDEYDLVDPVDILAPLEKSGFWDGVKATKWSERRDAVAELTKLASAKKIAHGDFHEICRTLKKLITDVNLAVAVEAIQAIGNLARGLRAHFSGNARMLLPVLLEKLKEKKPTMAEALNQTLQAMHKSGCFTLIDVIEDVRVAVKNKVPLVRSSTLTWVAICIETSNKATVLKLHKEYVPICMECLNDGTPEVRDASFSVLTAIAKMVGMKPLERSLEKLDDVRKKKLSDMIGSSSDTVLSSGTAPITTSGAATSARGVADSMSMKRSAASMLSGKKPVQAAAATKKSGPSKSTAAKKTDGGSQSKTSAAPEIEDVEPAEMSLEEIEERLRSVVKAETISQLKSSVWKERLEAIGILKQEVESLTELDKSAELLIRLLCAVPGWSEKNVQVQQQVIEVITYIASTVNKFPKRCVVLCLLGISERVADIKTRIFAMKCLTAFCEAVGPGFVFDRLYKIMKEHKNPKVLSEGILWMVSAVEDFGISNLKLKDMIDFCKDIGLQSSTAVTRNATIKLIGMLHKFVGPDIKGFLSDVKPALLSALDTEYEKNPFEGAAAAPKRTVRVLDTAASASAGSSDGLPREDISAKITPTLLKNLGSPDWKVRLESIDAVTKIVEEANKRIQPTGTADLFSALRGRLYDSNKNLVMATLSTIGSLASAMGPSVEKSSKGILADVLKCLGDNKKHMRECTLTALDSWVAAAQLDKMVPYIIVSLGDQKTGSEGRKDLFDWLSKHVSKMGDPSEALPLLKPSASSLMDKSSEVRKVAESFMNEILRICGQEVVGRNLKDLPSPTLAIVSERLKLSTVHEGFSESVKMVTTSMSLPSKAGLKNNKHGPNDRGSNVGKPVSQRGLPARASVTMVSTQDPAQSQALFNIKDSNKEERERRVLVRKFKFEEPRREQIDELKIDLFKHFREDVSLRLWNSDFKRQIDGIELLQKALPSSGKEVIELLDILLRWFVLRFCESNTTCLLKVLDFLPELFDILKDQSYMLTEAEAAIFLPCLIEKSGHNIEKVREKMGELIKQMVNIYSLPKLLPYVLEGLRSKNNRTRIECVDIIGYFIDHHGTEVGGLMKNLPSVAALTAERDGEIRKAALNTLATAYKNLGDDVWRYVGKLSDAQRSMLDDRFKWKAREMDKRREGRPGDARAALRRSLRENGSDIAEQSGEVVSRSVTGSMISRDFGYADAHMDRHMVPRQIPAATGPADWREALKIVALGLPEQSVEGMKVICHELTQATDPESTVLEDLIKEADRLVSCLAVMVPKTFNFSLSGASSRSCKYVLNTLMQTFQIKRLAHAVKEGTLDNLITELLLWLLDERVPLMDDGSQLLKALNVLMLKILDNAERTSSFVVLINLLRPLDPSRWPSPTPAESLAVKNQKFSDLVVKCLIKLTKVLQSTMYEVDLDRILQSIHIYLQELGMEEIRRRAGADDKPLRMVKTVLHELVKLRGTAIKGHLSMVPIDAEPQPIILAYIDLNLQTLAAARMLTPSGPMGQTHWGDAASNNPNPSSHSADAQLKQELAAVFKKIGDKQTCTIGLYELYRITQLYPKVDIFAQLQNASEAFRTYIRDGLAQVEKNSAAGRTPSSLPLSTPPPIAAIPSPKFAPSPVHTKTIDSKTDYNEDNASGETLPFRGQGDATDQQTERYQTSGTLDALRERMKSIQAAAIGHFDGAQARPLASMNGSNMLHGGTRLDGEPQQQSNIPPMDERALSGLQARMERLKSGSMESL; encoded by the exons ATGTCGACGGAGGACGAGAAGCTCCTCAAGGAGGCGAAGAAGTTGCCGTGGGACGAGCGGCTGCAGCATAAGAACTGGAAGGTGAGGAATGACGCAAACATCGACCTCGCCGCCCTATGCGACTCCATCACCGACCCTAAGGACGCCCGCCTCCGCGAATTTG GGCCGTTGTTTAAGAAGACGGTTGCAGATTCCAATGCGCCGGTACAGGAGAAGGCGCTAGACGCCCTCCTCGCGTTCCAGCGAGCTGCTGACGCCGATGCATCAAG ATACGCGAAGGAGGTTTGTGATGCAATCGTGGCCAAGTGCCTCACTGGCCGACCAAAGACTGTCGAGAAAGCTCAAGCTGCATTCCTCTTATGGGTGGAACTGGAGGCAGCAGAGGTCTTCCTT GAATCTATGGAGAAGGCCGTGAAGAACAAAGTGGCTAAAGCAGTTGTACCTGCTATTGATGTGATGTTTCAAGCACTCAG CGAATTTGGAACTAAGGTAGTGCCACCCAAAAAGATTCTGAAGATGCTTCCTGAGCTGTTTGACCATCCAGACCAGAATGTCCGGGCTTCTTCTAAGGGTTTGACACTAGAGCTTTGTCGGTGGATTGGCAAAGACCCTGTAAAGTCTATTTTATTCGAGAAGATGAGAGATACCATG AAAAAGGAGTTGGAAGCAGAATTGGCAAACGTGTCCGGACTTGCTAAGCCAACTCGAAAAATAAG ATCCGAACAAGAAAAGGAACTTGAGGAGGAGGCTGTGCCAGAGACAAGTGGGGCTAACACTTCTGAAGAGGCAGCGGCAGATG CCCCTGTGGAGATCGATGAATATGACCTTGTTGATCCTGTAGACATTTTAGCCCCACTAGAAAAGTCTGGATTTTGGGACGGTGTG AAAGCAACTAAATGGTCGGAGAGAAGGGATGCTGTGGCAGAGTTAACCAAGCTTGCTTCGGCAAAAAAAATTGCTCATGGTGATTTTCATGAAATTTGCCGGACACTAAAGAAG CTCATCACAGATGTTAATTTGGCTGTTGCGGTGGAAGCTATTCAGGCAATAGGGAATTTAGCTAGAGGTTTAAGAGCCCATTTTTCTGGAAATGCACGGATGCTCCTTCCGGTTTTACTT GAAAAATTGAAAGAAAAAAAGCCTACAATGGCAGAAGCactaaatcaaacacttcaaGCAATGCACAAGTCTGGCTGTTTTACACTTATTGATGTGATTGAAG ATGTTCGGGTGGCTGTAAAAAACAAGGTGCCCCTTGTTCGTTCCTCAACGCTGACCTGGGTTGCAATTTGCATTGAAACAAGCAATAAAGCAACTGTACTGAAGTTGCACAAGGAATATGTTCCTATCTGCATGGAG TGCTTGAATGATGGTACTCCAGAAGTACGAGAtgcttctttttctgttttaACTGCCATAGCCAAG ATGGTTGGTATGAAACCATTGGAACGATCCCTGGAGAAATTAGATGATGTGAGGAAAAAGAAGTTATCAGATATGATAGGTTCTTCCAGTGACACTGTTTTGAGTTCAGGGACAG CTCCAATCACAACATCAGGAGCAGCCACATCTGCTCGCGGG GTTGCAGATAGCATGTCAATGAAGAGATCTGCCGCAAGCATGCTTAGTGGAAAGAAGCCTGTCCAGGCAGCG GCTGCTACCAAGAAATCTGGACCATCAAAATCCACTGCAGCAAAAAAGACAGATGGTGGATCACAGTCTAAGACATCAGCTGCTCCTGAGATTGAAGACGTTGAG CCGGCAGAAATGAGTTTGGAGGAAATAGAAGAGAGGTTAAGGTCTGTTGTGAAAGCTGAGACAATTTCCCAGCTAAAGAGCTCTGTCTGGAAAGAGCGCCTTGAAG CTATTGGCATACTCAAGCAAGAGGTGGAAAGTCTTACGGAACTTGATAAGTCCGCTGAACTTCTGATTCGTTTGTTGTGTGCTGTGCCTGGATGGAGCGAAAAGAATGTTCAG GTACAACAACAAGTTATAGAGGTCATCACCTATATTGCCTCAACTGTAAACAAATTTCCAAAGCGATGTGTGGTTCTATGCCTTCTTG GCATAAGTGAAAGGGTTGCTGATATAAAAACACGGATCTTTGCAATGAAATGTCTCACTGCGTTTTGTGAGGCAGTGGGTCCTGGATTTGTGTTTGATAGG CTTTACAAAATAATGAAGGAGCACAAGAATCCCAAGGTCCTTAGTGAGGGTATTCTTTGGATGGTCTCTGCTGTGGAAGACTTTGGGATCTCCAATTTAAAGCTAAAG gACATGATTGATTTTTGCAAAGACATCGGCCTTCAGTCTAGTACTGCTGTAACAAGAAATGCTACTATAAAACTAATTGGGATGCTACATAAGTTTGTGGGCCCAG ATATTAAAGGCTTTTTAAGTGATGTTAAACCAGCACTTCTAAGTGCCCTGGATACTGAATATGAGAAAAATCCTTTTGAG ggtgctgctgctgctccgaaGAGAACAGTTCGAGTTCTGGATACTGCAGCTTCCGCATCTGCCGGCTCGTCTGATGGGCTGCCACGGGAAGACATTAGTGCTAAGATTACACCTACTTTACTAAAAAATCTAGGCAGTCCGGACTGGAAG GTACGACTGGAGTCCATAGATGCAGTCACCAAAATTGTGGAGGAGGCTAATAAACGTATCCAGCCTACAGGAACAG CTGACCTGTTCAGTGCGCTTAGAGGCCGTCTTTATGACAGCAACAAAAATTTAGTAATGGCAACCTTGTCCACTATTGGTAGCCTTGCATCTGCTATGGGACCTTCTGTTGAAAAGTCAAGCAAG GGTATTTTGGCAGATGTGCTGAAGTGTCTTGGTGACAATAAGAAGCATATGCGAGAATGCACTTTGACTGCTCTAGATTCGTGGGTTGCTGCAGCCCAACTTGACAAGATGGTTCCATATATTATAGTGTCTTTGGGTGATCAGAAAACAGGTTCAGAAGGGCGAAAAGATCTCTTTGATTGGTTGTCTAAGCATGTTTCAAAAATGGGTGATCCATCTGAGGCTTTGCCTTTGTTGAAGCCATCTGCATCTTCTTTGATG GATAAATCTTCTGAAGTCCGCAAAGTTGCTGAATCCTTTATGAATGAAATTCTCAGGATCTGTGGCCAAGAAGTG GTTGGAAGGAACTTGAAAGATTTGCCATCACCTACTTTGGCCATTGTATCAGAAAGGCTGAAACTGTCTACTGTACATGAAG GATTTTCTGAATCTGTTAAGATGGTGACAACAAGCATGAGTTTGCCATCAAAAGCAGGTTTGAAGAACAATAAGCATGGTCCTAATGATCGTGGTTCTAATGTGGGCAAACCTGTGTCCCAA AGAGGACTTCCAGCTAGAGCATCTGTTACTATGGTTTCTACTCAAGACCCTGCACAATCCCAGGCATTATttaacataaaggactcaaacaAG GAAGAGCGGGAGAGGCGTGTTTTGGTAAGAAAATTCAAGTTCGAAGAACCGCGTCGAGAGCAGATTGATGAACTAAAG ATTGATTTGTTTAAGCATTTCCGAGAAGATGTAAGCTTGCGATTATGGAACTCAGACTTTAAGAGGCAAATAGATGGTATTGAATTGCTACAAAAG GCACTTCCTTCGAGTGGGAAAGAAGTGATTGAACTTCTTGACATACTATTAAGATGGTTTGTCTTACGCTTTTGTGAATCTAACACAACATGTTTGTTGAAG GTCCTTGACTTTCTTCCTGAGCTTTTTGATATTCTAAAAGACCAGTCTTACATGTTGACAGAAGCTGAAGCTGCAATTTTTCTTCCTTGCCTCATAGAGAAG TCTGGTCATAACATTGAAAAAGTCAGGGAAAAAATGGGGGAGCTGATAAAGCAAATGGTCAACATTTATTCTCTTCCCAAACTACTTCCTTATGTTCTTGAGGGGCTCCGCTCCAAGAATAACCGGACAAGGATAGAATGTGTTGATATTATTGGATACTTCATTGACCATCATGGGACTGAG GTTGGTGGGTTGATGAAAAACTTGCCATCTGTTGCAGCACTGACAGCAGAGCGTGATGGTGAGATTAGGAAAGCTGCCCTTAATACGCTTGCAACAGCCTACAAGAACCTTG GGGATGATGTATGGCGATATGTTGGAAAACTCTCAGATGCCCAAAGAAGCATGCTCGATGATAGGTTTAAATGGAAG GCAAGGGAAATGGATAAAAGGAGAGAAGGAAGGCCTGGTGATGCTCGAGCAGCTTTGAGGCGTTCACTTAGGGAGAATGG GTCTGATATAGCAGAACAAAGCGGAGAAGTAGTCTCCCGTTCAGTGACAGGATCAATGATCTCAAG GGACTTCGGATATGCGGATGCTCATATGGATAGGCACATGGTACCTAGGCAGATTCCAGCTGCAACTGGTCCTGCGGACTGGCGTGAAGCTCTCAAGATAGTTGCATTGGGTTTGCCTGAGCAG TCTGTGGAAGGTATGAAAGTTATATGCCATGAGCTAACGCAGGCAACTGACCCTGAAAGCACGGTGCTTGAAGATCTTATTAAGGAAGCTGACAGATTAGTGTCATGCTTGGCTGTTATG GTTCCAAAAACCTTCAATTTTAGCTTATCTGGGGCCTCTTCAAGGTCTTGCAAATATGTTTTAAACACACTCATGCAG ACATTTCAGATCAAACGTCTTGCTCATGCTGTGAAGGAGGGTACCCTTGACAACCTTATTACGGAGTTACTTCTTTGGCTTTTAGATGAAAGGGTTCCTCTTATGGATGATGGCAGCCAATTACTCAAAGCACTTAATGTTTTAATGCTTAAAATCCTG GATAATGCTGAGAGAACATCCTCGTTTGTTGTGCTAATTAATTTGCTGAGGCCTTTGGATCCTTCAAGATGGCCATCGCCTACACCAGCAGAGTCTCTTGCTGTAAAAAATCAGAAGTTTTCGGACTTAGTTGTCAAATGTTTAATTAAGTTGACAAAG GTTCTTCAGAGTACAATGTATGAAGTTGACCTCGATCGAATTCTTCAGAGCATCCACATTTATTTACAAGAACTGGGAATGGAAGAAATACGGAGAAG GGCTGGTGCTGATGATAAGCCATTAAGAATGGTCAAAACCGTATTGCATGAACTTGTGAAGCTTCGAGGGACAGCAATAAAGGGTCACCTTTCAATGGTTCCTATAGATGCTGAACCTCAGCCAATAATTCTAGCATACATTGATCTTAATCTCCAG ACCCTTGCAGCTGCTAGAATGCTGACGCCATCAGGACCTATGGGTCAAACTCACTGGGGTGATGCTGCGTCAAACAATCCAAATCCATCTAGTCACTCAGCTGACGCGCAATTGAAG CAAGAGCTTGCTGCTGTCTTCAAGAAAATTGGTGACAAGCAAACATGTACTATTGGCCTTTATGAACTGTATCGGATAACTCAGCTCTACCCAAAG GTTGATATATTTGCTCAGCTTCAGAATGCTAGTGAAGCATTTAGAACCTATATCAGAGATGGGCTAGCTCAG GTGGAGAAGAACTCAGCAGCTGGAAGAACACCCTCTAGTCTTCCATTATCCACACCGCCCCCAATAGCAGCAATACCCTCTCCAAAGTTTGCACCATCCCCTGTTCACACAAAAACAATTGATAGCAAAACGGATTATAACGAAGATAATGCCAGTGGTGAGACACTACCCTTCAGAGGTCAAGGTGACGCTACCGACCAACAGACTGAGAGATACCAGACCTCAG GGACATTGGATGCTCTTAGGGAAAGGATGAAAAGCATTCAAGCTGCAGCTATTGGTCATTTTGACGGAGCTCAGGCTCGGCCGTTGGCAAGTATGAACGGAAGTAATATGCTGCATGGGGGAACACGATTGGATGGTGAACCCCAACAACAAAGCAATATTCCACCCATGGATGAACGAGCTCTATCTGGGCTGCAAGCACGAATGGAGAGGCTAAAGAGTGGGTCTATGGAATCACTATAG